Proteins co-encoded in one Rhopalosiphum maidis isolate BTI-1 chromosome 2, ASM367621v3, whole genome shotgun sequence genomic window:
- the LOC113553627 gene encoding sarcoplasmic reticulum histidine-rich calcium-binding protein-like, whose amino-acid sequence MLTLRCVVMIVAVWPLLTITSISVVARHKRQLQNSYLGLGSNVEILPVGDTSGVSSSYSVVETSKVPRREYNSYRARNTHRDSEPEHSEYRAYNKHPSTRSGVRAGDVPEQKPFKFPEERRQRKPSAADAEDRDEDLDSILVPDHRRGDLTPGNRKKFKPKKPQNDETDEESLEESKSAPKNVKEPKPVPKNIKDIVEERPAESKISSDLKDEGSRYIGHGSGGYGGGSEYDKEKHYDKEQGQKFLEGHKSEEGEKAEKAFKKEEAYDKGQKEDYGSDEKHSQVAEKAGEKKGHVDQAQHFGEAYHGNHGEKGITVVKKGGHKKGKKTSGFHKVHHKDEYKKDEVFYDESHDGGEHEEHKHEQEKHAKEKGGSEKKGHTDTGYHESHGSKKAESDHGKKYEQAKGHNSEAGEQAHHGQQSEFSKKGGVKEGEKYGHADAGGGGYFEKGGYF is encoded by the coding sequence ATGTTGACTTTGAGATGTGTCGTCATGATCGTCGCCGTGTGGCCACTCCTCACCATTACTTCTATATCAGTAGTGGCCCGACATAAACGACAGCTACAAAACTCGTACTTGGGCTTGGGTTCCAACGTGGAAATACTTCCGGTTGGTGACACGTCTGGAGTAAGCAGCTCGTACAGTGTAGTGGAAACGTCCAAGGTACCCCGCAGAGAGTACAACTCGTACAGAGCGAGAAATACGCATCGGGATTCGGAACCGGAACACTCCGAATACCGAGCGTACAATAAACATCCGTCTACTAGAAGTGGAGTTCGTGCTGGAGACGTACCGGAACAAAAGCCGTTCAAATTCCCCGAAGAACGTCGTCAAAGGAAACCTTCTGCGGCTGACGCCGAGGACCGAGATGAAGACTTGGACTCAATACTGGTGCCTGACCATCGACGAGGAGACTTGACACCAGGCAATCGGAAGAAGTTTAAGCCCAAGAAGCCACAGAATGACGAAACGGATGAAGAATCACTAGAAGAATCCAAATCAGCGCCCAAGAACGTCAAGGAGCCAAAACCAGTACCCAAGAACATCAAAGATATTGTTGAAGAACGACCGGCCGAGAGCAAGATCTCCAGTGATCTGAAGGACGAAGGCAGCCGATACATAGGTCATGGATCTGGTGGTTATGGTGGTGGTAGTGAGTACGACAAGGAGAAGCACTATGACAAGGAACAAGGCCAAAAGTTCTTGGAGGGACACAAATCGGAAGAGGGCGAGAAAGCAGAAAAAGCATTCAAGAAAGAGGAAGCATACGACAAGGGCCAGAAAGAAGACTACGGAAGCGATGAAAAGCACTCACAAGTGGCTGAGAAGGCTGGTGAAAAGAAGGGGCACGTAGACCAGGCACAGCATTTCGGTGAGGCGTACCATGGCAACCACGGCGAGAAGGGCATCACAGTGGTGAAAAAGGGCGGCCATAAAAAAGGTAAGAAGACGTCGGGATTCCATAAGGTGCACCACAAGGACGAGTACAAGAAGGACGAAGTGTTCTACGATGAGTCGCACGATGGTGGCGAGCATGAGGAACACAAACACGAACAGGAGAAGCATGCCAAGGAGAAGGGTGGAAGCGAAAAGAAAGGTCATACGGACACAGGGTACCATGAGAGTCACGGTTCAAAGAAGGCGGAGAGCGATCATGGCAAGAAATATGAACAGGCTAAGGGCCACAATTCCGAGGCTGGCGAGCAAGCACACCACGGACAACAGTCCGAATTCTCCAAGAAAGGAGGTGTCAAAGAAGGCGAGAAGTACGGGCACGCGGACGCGGGTGGCGGTGGTTACTTCGAAAAGGGCGGATACTTCTAA
- the LOC113550894 gene encoding uncharacterized protein LOC113550894 yields the protein METNDITLKNDECHSYTVDILYGPTKVCEVLKHRTTRVEHIKEKLEKLGFIVNLRRTMDYEMVIFAFEGHTVFSCRATNLSVLGCSSNDFTTYKLISLMLAERNHAQGNHCVIQKS from the exons ATGGAAACCAATGATatcacattaaaaaatgatgagTGCCACTCGTATACAGTCGATATCCTGTATGGTCCGACCAAAGTCTGTGAGGTCCTGAAACACCGGACGACAAGGGTCGAACATATCAAAG AGAAACTGGAAAAACTTGGATTTATCGTGAACCTTAGGCGAACGATGGACTACGAGATGGTAATATTCGCGTTCGAAGGCCATACAGTTTTCTCGTGCCGGGCAACTAACCTGTCGGTTTTGGGTTGTTCTAGCAATGACTTCACGACATACAAGCTAATTAGCTTGATGTTGGCCGAACGCAATCACGCCCAGGGAAATCATTGTGTAatacaaaaaagttaa